Proteins from a single region of Vulcanisaeta thermophila:
- a CDS encoding adenosine-specific kinase codes for MSQGIRFEVIDVPIPEGTNVIIGHAHFIKTLEDVYEALVNSVPGIKFGLAFCEASGKRLVRHEGTDEELRKLAIDLCRRIGAGHTFVIYLRNAWPINVLNALKHVVEVVNIYAATANPLSVIVAEIAPERRGVVGVVDGHSPLGVEGDADIKERRELVRRFGYKLG; via the coding sequence ATGTCCCAGGGAATAAGGTTTGAGGTTATAGATGTGCCAATACCTGAGGGCACCAACGTAATCATAGGGCATGCACACTTCATAAAGACCCTGGAGGACGTTTATGAGGCGCTGGTAAACTCGGTACCGGGCATTAAATTCGGCCTAGCCTTCTGCGAAGCCTCTGGTAAGAGGCTTGTGAGGCATGAGGGTACTGATGAGGAGCTGAGGAAATTGGCCATCGATTTGTGTAGGAGAATAGGTGCTGGGCATACATTCGTGATATACCTAAGGAATGCGTGGCCCATAAACGTACTCAATGCGCTTAAGCACGTGGTGGAGGTGGTCAACATATACGCGGCCACGGCTAATCCGCTATCCGTCATCGTGGCTGAGATAGCCCCTGAACGTAGGGGTGTTGTGGGTGTTGTTGATGGTCACTCACCCCTTGGTGTTGAGGGTGATGCTGATATTAAGGAGCGCCGTGAGTTGGTTAGGAGGTTTGGTTATAAGCTTGGTTAG